The Balaenoptera musculus isolate JJ_BM4_2016_0621 chromosome 5, mBalMus1.pri.v3, whole genome shotgun sequence region ACATTGTGGAGAGAAACATCAGAATTATGTATGTGGTATTTCATGTTGCATTTTTTCATATTGTGAGCAGAGATACTTTCTGATATTAGCAATTGTTTGCATGTGATACCTATATCTTTGCTCCTCTTTTTGGTGTGTAGCACCTTACATTAGTTGAATCTGGTTAATGGGCTTGAGCCAATTATGTAGAAGTTGGGAGCAGGAACAAAGGTTTCCAGGCAACCTAAAACCAGTCAGCTAGATCAAATAATAACTGAAGGTCGAATCTAGTCATCAACATGCCCTGTTTATACGGAGTTATTTCAATTTGAATCAGAACTTTTAGTTGCCCTTGATCAGTTCAAAGTGAAACTTGAGATAACATTAAAAGGCTTGTTTTGTACCATATATGGACCACAGAGTATTTCACTTTGTACTCAACTGCCGGTCTCCATAAAAGTAAGGTAGACTAATCAAATTGACTAAATTAATTTCGTCTACACTTGTATATTGGACTTcagatatttatttcatttcacacaTAGTCTGTCATAAAGTCTTATTCGACAGCAAAAATGCTAATAATACTTAAGAGCTGAGATTCCTATTGGATCTAGTCATTAATGTCTTCCTTGTGAACTACTTCTACCTTGAATAGCCTCCCCCCAAATCAAACACCTCTTACTGAAACAGAACATAGCACTCGATCCCATTTAATCAATGGGAGAAGTATAATATGCTTAAGAATTTGTTTCGAGTTCTGGCTGTCACTAAATAGCTATGTGCCCTGGTATGCTAGTTACTTAACCAATCTAAACTTCAACTTTCTCATCTTTACtaataggaaaataatatgtatctcatagggttattgtaaaGATAAATTGAGAAGATCTATTCCTTTTAAAGACTGTGTAGTTCCTGGcacattttcaaaacatatttgcTGTTACTTATTCACCTAACCTATGTGCCAGTTATCATTATGTCACTATCCTTCTTAAAATCCCTTTGCTGGTTCCCATAATGTTGTTACTAGGATAAATTACGAACGTCTCAGCCTGACCTATGACGCTCGGCAAAACTCTCAAGCTCTTCCATTGCCACTATTTTTTTCACCTCATGTTTGAAAAGCCAGTACATTGCAGTACCTTTATTTCCTCACACTCACAGTGCTCTCTTCCTCTTCCGTTTTTGCATAACCTAGTTCCTCTGCTTGAAGAACTCTTTCTCCCACCCCTCTTAGCCTGGTTAACTCCTTACCCTGCATGTCTTAGCTTGGACATCTCTTCCTCTAGCAAATTTTCTCTGACCACAGAGTCTGTACCACATAGCTCCCTGTTAAGGGTGGAACAATTGGAGAAGCATGTAACTTGAGGGGATGGCATCCATGACTCTGGCACCTAAACCATGTTGAAGAGGAGTGTCTATCTTATGTTTAAATCTCCAGGGGACAGATTTAAAATGGCACACCAGGATtctctaatttatctttttcttctattacatgattctttttatgatatattatttattaaaatcaggCAATTCAATTACTTATGCCACTTCCCTGATGTGTATTGATGCTTCCCTAATCttatttctggaagttttattATCATTGCTGTGTCATTATGGCATTATTCCCAACTCCATCACTTACTAAtgatgtgactttgggcaagtttcttaactaaTTTGAGCCTGTTTCCTAAACTGAAAAAAAGGTATAATTATATAGGTatgtaaatatacacatgtaCTTCAtaaggttgtgaggattaaatatagtaatgtataaaagcacctagaacagtgtttggcCCATGGTGAAACACTCATACATGTTTAttcccttatttttctcattatttaaagcattttttaatacTACTAGAGATTTTACAATGTAATAAAGagttgatcattcattcattaatttggcaaacacttactgagtgcttctGAAAGCCACTGAGGATTGGAGCTGGggataaaataatgtatataaaacacaGTCCCTGCCATCAGAGAATTTACAGTCTAGTAGGGAactttaaataattgaaaaggCAGTTTCAATACAGTATTGTAAATGCTATGACAAGAGTAGGCATAGGATGTTATAGGAGCACGAAGCGGGGGCACCCAGTCCAGTccttgggggaggtgggagagtggCAGGGGGAGGCGGGAGAGGGTATTTGGAGTAAGTGGTAGAAGTGGATGATGGCTGTTAGCTGACTGAACTGGAGTTAGCTAGGTTAAGTGTGTGTGGGGGAACGGCAGGGTTGATAGGTGAAGCAGCTCATgccaggaaaaggaaacagggttgctgtgaggattatatgagatCATCATGTTAGCATGTTTATCATAGGTACCAGGCACACTgtaagtgcttagtaaatgttagaACTGTTATTGTTTTTGTCATTGTTAAGACTTGGAGATGAGAAAATCGTGGTAAGTTTGTGCAATTGCAAGCAGCTGTTTACAGCTGGCACATGTTATAAAGAGGGTGGTGTGGTGAGAGATAAGGCTGGAGAGTTAGAGGTATTTCACGTAGTGTCTTCTATGCCATCTTAATGATACCCTGTTTTCTAGGGGGAGACAGTGtaggttttaagcagaggaggaaattaggctttattttaaaaagactgtttTGACAATAATGTGGCTAATATATTGGAGAGGTCAAGACTGAAGGAGGGTATTGCTGCAAACTAGGAGAGAAATGGTGGTGTCCTGATCAAGTAGCTGGAGTTCACAGATGCAAAGAATCAGAATCAATTGAACTGTGAGATGGATTAGATATAGGTCATGACAGAGAGGGAAGACTGAGGGTGGTATCCAAGTTTTTGGCCTGGATATCTATGTGGATAATATTGCTAAATACTGAGTTAGGAAACatgagtttttttgttgtttttttttttgtattttttggtaGGGAGGGATGCATATGATGAGGAGTGGTgacatagatgaaaaaatgtaaaatttaatgaaatcacCTGAACTAGTTGATGTGTAATTTTTCATGGAACATCTCCAAATCAAGAGGTCTGGATTCCAGTTCCAGCTTTactacttagtagctgtgtgaccttgggtaggtcACCAACCTCTTTGATTTATAATTACTGCATTTCTAAAATGTGGATATTAGTATCTGtccattcattccataaatattgaaCATATTCTACATGCCACATATGTAGCAAGGCATTGGGAATGTGTAAATGTTTTTGCTTCAAGGAATTTATAGAATCTAGAAGCAACTACTGTGTAGGTAAACAACTGTAATATGGCATTTGTTATAATAAGATATAAGAAACTTTAATGAGACTACAGAGGAAGGAGTTTAttgaggggtggggatgggatcAAGGTAAAAATCAGAGAGAAGGTAAAACTTGagcttatttttaaaggaaaagcaggGATTTGCCAAGTAATCAAAGATAGTTGACAGAGGAGTTGTTGTGAGGTTTATTTTGAATGACAGTGTTTAAAATGTAACAATTACTGTGAAATCTGAGTAATAGTATTACTAAAGAGTGTTTATAGAGTGCTAAATGTCCGAATGAAATAGTAAGTACTGTCCTAGCAATATACCTATCACCAAAAATAGCAATATCTGCTAATTTCgttattcttctttgttttctttctttcttttttttttagtgttcctCTGAACAGCAGGGAGAATATCTCTGATCCTACCTCACCCCTGAGAACCAAATTTGTGTACCATTTGTCCGACCTGTAAGAGATTTTCCTTCATACTAATACAGATATTGAAGTCAATAACTTTTAATTAAATTGTTAGTAAGaatgtttttgaaaacaaattgggGTATAAACATTTACCGATATAATTTGAACTTTTGAATACATTAATTCCTATGTTAATCATTAGGTATCATAAATTCATAAAACTTTATCACAGATCAAAGTTAGCTGTAAATTTATTCTAAAGATGAAATTATTGCCATTAGTACAAAGGACCAATTTGTCTTTATAGTTCAATAATTCAGACACATTAACATGCAGGTGTTTCTTTGGAAGCTATAGAAtccaacataaaaaattaaagaacaaacccTTCTTTGTTACTATAAATAACTCATTTACTCCTAGTACCTCACAATCATATTatcatattattaattatattgctTACTTTCAACTGAAGGTTGAAAAATTACGTAAATAATTCTGTATTATAGAGACGTTGAAGTCTGAAAGGAGTCACCCTTTGTCAGAACTAATTGATTTTGGATAGAAATGTATAGTTACTCAGATTCTGAGACAACATTTGATGGGGGTTGTCTAatgcatatatttgtttttcagcTGTAAAAAATGTGATCTTACAGAAGTGGAGCTGGATAATCAAGTAGTTACTGCCACCCAGAGTAATATCTGTGATGAAGACATTGAGACTTGTTACACTTATGACAGAAACAAGTGCTATACAAACAGGGTCCCACTTACCTATGGTGGTAAGACCAAAATAGTGGAAACAGCTTTGACCCCGGATTCCTGCTATCCTGACTAATTTAAGTCATTGCTGACTGCACAACTCCTTATCTTGAAAGGCTCTCCATTTTGATTCCAGGTAGTTAATATATTTACTACCAATAAATTTgaaaccatgatttttttttttttggataatatAAAACTAACTaccccactcctccccacccccctgcccccgggCAAATAACTGAAATAGtagcattgttattttttaaggtaaatttctagcatttaaaaaaatagacaaggggagaaaataaaattcaaaagagtaAAAATCAGGAGACATAattaaattttgccttttttttttttttttttggctttgctcTGGAGAGCCTGAGCTTTTGCACATTCTATactattctctttaaaaaaagtatcacTGTGCAgagaaaatttatatgtaaatataggtCAATTGTTCGTCttcattagaaaataataattggaaaacatgttttggaaatattcataaaataatttaaaatgggaTCTCTAATATTTATGAAACCAGTTAGCTGAAAGTGACATAATTAAGtgtataattgaaaaatatattttgatataacaGATTTGGAGCAAATGATAtggatttattttaataaaatttttttgataatcAGGATAGTGTGAGAAATTCCCATTAGAAATCACCTCTGTTATAACTGAATCTAACAAATTATGTATTCCAAAATATGTATTCTCCAGCACAGTTTGAACAATTAAATAGATTCATAAGCATATACCTGTGTGAAATAATTTACTGGAAAAAAGTTTTCTTGTGTTAACTTTGCTGTATGTaagttaaaatatcatttatgggacttccctggtggtgcagtggttaagaatccgcctgccaatgcaggggacacaggttcatgccctggtctgggaagatcccacattctgcgtagcaactaagcctgtgtgccacaactactgagcctgcgctctagagcccgcgagccataactactgagcccacatgccacaactcctgaagcccgtgcgcctagagccctgccccgcaacaagagaagccactgcaatgagaagcccacgtgccgcaaccagagaaagcccgtcacagcaacgaagacccagtgcagccaaaaataaataaataaataaacaaacaaacaaataaataaaaatatcatttattactGAGGAACAGTTTGTAAGTATAATTATGCATTAATCACTGAATTCAAACCTGTAATATTTGAGGTAGCTTTGTCTTTTTAtacctaaaattaaataaaaaggccAAGTCCATCCTGACAAATATAGTGTTTCTCATGGCACATAAAACTTCTTTATGGCAGAAAGTCAAGGCCAATTGGCATACATATCTAAGACTACTGTGGAAAGTAAATGCTGACcctgcattt contains the following coding sequences:
- the JCHAIN gene encoding immunoglobulin J chain, with protein sequence MKNYVLFWGVLAIFVMAVLVTAQDEDERTVLVDNKCKCARITSRIIPSAEDPSQDIVERNIRIIVPLNSRENISDPTSPLRTKFVYHLSDLCKKCDLTEVELDNQVVTATQSNICDEDIETCYTYDRNKCYTNRVPLTYGGKTKIVETALTPDSCYPD